The following coding sequences are from one Onychomys torridus chromosome 16, mOncTor1.1, whole genome shotgun sequence window:
- the Apol6 gene encoding apolipoprotein L6 produces MMNHPTGKEYEADTDLQRDEDGGPLGGDSTDEGEVEVEDDALTDEERTFLKQFPSWKKETKKHIRKLRVIADGIDKSHQKATKTNVVSNSASAISGIMSLLGLALAPATAGGSLVFTAAGTGLGVVAGVTNIVTKVKESSRNKRALAEANRIMPTSDQELENVRGKKTAYVTATGEIISKCGTAWETIKNHIRALQLTKTHPHVASAAKKLMSAGQASAQTGRQVQKAFGGTALAMTKNALMKNGLLAAFFLFRDIHSLYEGWKELEAATPTELAKELRERAEVLDRVLSEHTRRYKRLKKKLRDSQKRPLGSSLKTAMETQPPPLSSIEKARPRGQWHRGAEVMGL; encoded by the exons ATGATGAACCATCCGACGGGGAAGGAATATGAGGCTGATACTGACTTGCAAAG GGATGAGGATGGTGGTCCTCTGGGTGGAGATTCAACTGACGAGGGAGAAGTGGAGGTTGAAGATGATGCCCTGACAGATGAAGAACGTACGTTTTTAAAACAGTTCCCCAGCTGGAAAAAGGAGACGAAAAAGCACATCAGAAAACTCCGTGTCATCGCAGACGGCATTGACAAAAGCCACCAAAAAGCCACCAAGACCAACGTGGTATCTAACTCTGCATCAGCCATCTCTGGGATCATGAGTCTCCTGGGTTTGGCCCTTGCTCCAGCAACTGCAGGTGGAAGCCTGGTGTTCACTGCTGCTGGGACAGGTTTAGGGGTGGTTGCTGGGGTCACCAATATTGTGACCAAGGTGAAGGAAAGCTCTCGAAACAAAAGAGCCCTAGCTGAGGCCAACAGAATCATGCCTACCAGTGACCAAGAGCTTGAGAACGTTAGGGGAAAGAAGACAGCCTATGTCACGGCTACTGGTGAGATTATCTCCAAATGTGGGACCGCCTGGGAAACCATCAAGAACCACATCCGAGCCCTCCAGCTAACCAAAACACACCCCCATGTTGCTTCAGCTGCCAAGAAGCTCATGAGTGCTGGCCAAGCCTCAGCCCAAACCGGCAGGCAGGTACAGAAGGCGTTTGGGGGCACAGCCCTGGCAATGACCAAAAACGCTCTCATGAAGAATGGTCTACTtgctgccttctttcttttccgTGACATACATTCTCTCTATGAGGGCTGGAAGGAACTGGAGGCTGCAACGCCAACGGAGCTTGCAAAAGAGTTAAGAGAGCGGGCTGAGGTGCTGGATCGGGTATTATCAGAACACACCCGTCGCTACAAGAGGCTGAAGAAG aaacTCAGAGACTCACAGAAGAGACCTTTGGGGTCTTCTTTGAAAACGGCCATGGAAACTCAGCCTCCTCCTCTATCCTCCATTGAGAAAGCAAGGCCCAGGGGACAGTGGCATAGAGGAGCTGAGGTCATGGGTCTTTGA